The sequence below is a genomic window from Streptomyces sp. NBC_00289.
CAAGCTGACGATATGCCGGGTTTGCGGCCATTTGCGGGTTACCGTGCCCGCATGCAGATCAACATTCCGCCACCGAAGACGTCCCGACTGACACGGCGGGGCCGGCTCGCTCTCATCGCGACCGGTGCCGTCGTGGCCGGCACCGCCGTGGCGGTGCCGCTGCTGAGCCTGGAGAGCGGCACGGACGCCAGGCCGGCGTCGCTGGTGATCCCGGAGGGCTGGCGCGCGGGTCAGGTGTACGAGGCCGTGGACAAGGCTCTCGCGCTGCCCGCCGGCACCACCGAGAAGTCGCTCCCCAGAGCCGCCCTGAAGCTGCCGAACGACGCCGAGGGCAACCCGGAGGGCTACCTCTTCCCGGCGACGTATCCCCTTGCCGACAAGGCGACTCCCGAGTCCCTGCTGTCGTACATGGTCGACACCGCCAACAAGAAGTTCAACGGCGCTCCGGTCGCCGCCGGCGCGCAGCGCAACGCGATGAACGTCTACCAGGCGGTCACCATCGCGAGCATCGTGCAGGCCGAGGCCGCCACCAAGGCCGACATGGGCAAGGTGGCCCGGGTCATCTTCAACCGGCTGGAACATGGCATGCCGTTGCAGATGGACTCCACCGTCAACTATGCGCTGAGCCGGGCCACGCTGAAGACGACGGCGAACGACACCAAGATCGAGAGCCCCTACAACTCCTACCAGCGCATGGGGTTGCCGCCCACGCCGATCGACAGCCCGGGCGAGGAGGCGATGCGTGCCACGATCGATCCGGCCCCGGGCGACTGGCTGTACTTCGTCACGGTCAAGCCGGGCGACACCCGCTTCACGGCGAACTTCGAGGAGCACCGGCGCAACGTCGCCGAGTTCAACGCCCACCAGAAGAGTCCGCATCCGACGAAGTGAACCGCCGGGGACATCACGCGGCGACCGGCTCCTCGGCGGAACCCAGCAGCCGCCTGATGTCCCGCACGGCGGCGCGGCCGGCGCGGTTGGCGCCGATGGTGCTGGCCGAGGGCCCGTAGCCGACCAGATGGATCCGCGGGTCGGCGACCGCGCGTGTCCCCTCGACGCGGATGCCGCCGCCCGGCTCGCGCAGCCGCAGCGGCGCCAGATGGTCGATGGCGGCGCGGAATCCGGTCGCCCACAGAATGACGTCGGCGTCCACGTGCCGGCCGTCCTTCCACTCCACCCCGTCGGGCGTGATGCGGTCGAACATCGGCAACCCGTCCAGGACTCCGTCCTCCAGCCCCTTCCGTACGGCGTCGTTGAGGGGCAGCCCGGTGACCGAGACCACGCTCTTGGGCGGCAGCCCCTGGCGCACCCGCTCCTCGACGAGGGCGACCGCGGCCCGGCCCACCTCCTCGTCGAAGGGGCCTTCGCGGAAGACGGGCGGTCGCCGGGTGACCCAGGTGGTGGCGGCCGCGTACGGGGCGATCTCCAGCAGGTGCTGCGTGCCGGAAGCGCCACCGCCCACCACGACCACCCGCTGACCGGCGAACTCCTCGGGTCCCGGATACCGGGCGGTGTGCAACTGCCGTCCGCGGAAGGTCTCCTGGCCGGGGTAGCGCGGCCAGAACGGCCGGTCCCAGGTGCCGGTCGCGTTGATCAGGGCCCGCGTCGACCAGGTCCCGGCGGAGCTCTCGACGAGCAGTCGCCGGTCGGCTCCCTCACGCACCGCCCGCACGTCGACCGGCCGCCGCACGCGTAGGTCGAAGGTGCGCTCGTACGTGTCGAAGTACTCCGTGACGACCTCGGCGGACGGCCGCGCGGGATCGGCGCCGGTGAGTTCCATGCCGGGCAGGGCATGCATCCCGTGCACCCTGCCGTACGTCAGCGAAGGCCACCGGAACTGCCAGGCGCCGCCCGGACCGGGGGAGTGGTCGAGCACCACGAAGTCGCGGTCCGGCTTGAACCCGGTGCGCCGCAGGTGGTGGGCGGCGGCCAGCCCGGCCTGGCCGGCGCCGATGACGACTACCTCGACCTCGTGGACGTTGTTCACGTTTCTACCAACCGCCCGGCCGGCGCGGATCTTCCCGCCCGCCCGGAGCCGGCGCCTGCCCGGAGCCGGCGCCTGCCCGGAGCCGGCGCCCGATCGCCCGACCGCCCTGAGAATCGGCGGCCCGTCCTCCAGGCATCGACGAGCCGTCGACCAGCCCACGAGCGGTCGGCCCGCGAATCGCACCCGCCGCGAACCACCGGTTGGGCTCCTTCAGGTGCGGCCACCCGGACAGCGCGAAGTGCTCGCCGGGCGGTGTGGAATCCGGCGTATGGGTCAGGATGGGGTCATGTCAGATGCCTTCACCACCCGAGTCCTGAACGTGGCGACGGGTTCCGCGGAGCGGATCGTCGACCTCACCCGAGACTGCGCGGAGTTCCTCCAGGCGGCGGCCGGCGGCCGCGACGGTCTTCTGAACGTCTTCGTCCCCCACGCGACCGCCGGCATCGCGATCCTCGAGACCGGCGCGGGCAGCGACGAGGACCTCCTCGCCACCCTGCACACCCTGCTGCCCGCCGACGACCGCTGGCAGCACCGGCACGGCAGCCCCGGTCACGGCCGCGATCACGTCCTCCCGGCGATCGTCCCGCCCCACGCGACCCTTCCGGTGCTGGGCGGCCGGCTGGAGCTGGGGACCTGGCAGTCGGTGTGTCTGGTGGACACCAACAAGGACAATCCGAACCGGCAGGTCCGGCTGAGCTTCCTCGGGTGACGCCCGCGCGGGCGGGCGGGGGCCTTTCGGTCACTCGCGACGCGGTCGCCGACCGAGCCCGTCCCGGCCGCCCGCACGCACCGGGCCGCGGTCCCGCACCGGGATGGTCACGGCCGTACTCACCGGCCACCACGTCCAGCCCGAGCTGGAATCGCTGGAATCGCCGGATTCGCACGGCAAGTGATCCGGCTCTCATGGCACGGCACCGGCATTGCCGAGACCATGGTGTTCTTCACCGGCAGGCCGAAGGGATCGGGAATGCTCCGCAAGGTACTGGTCGCCAACCGTGGCGAGATCGCGATTCGCGCGTTCCGCGCCGGATACGAGCTCGGTGCGAGGACCGTCGCCGTCTTCCCGCACGAGGACCGCAACTCGCTGCACCGACTGAAGGCGGACGAGGCCTACCAGATCGGTGAGCCGGGGCACCCCGTACGGGCGTACCTCTCCGTCGAGGAGATCATGCGCGCGGCCCGGCAGGCCGGCGCCGACGCCGTCTACCCCGGATACGGCTTCCTGTCCGAGAACCCCGAGCTCGCGCGCGCGTGCGAGGAGGCGGGCATCACCTTCGTCGGGCCGAGCGCGCACATCCTCGAGCTGACGGGCAACAAGGCGCGCGCGGTGGCCGCGGCCCGCGCCGCCGGGGTGCCGGTGCTGGGCTCCTCCGCGCCCTCCAGCGATGTGGACGAGCTGGTGCGGGCCGCCGAGGACGTCGGCTTCCCCCTGTTCGTGAAGGCGGTCGCCGGCGGCGGAGGCCGCGGCATGCGCCGCGTGCAGGACCCCGCGACACTCCGCGAGTCGATCGAGGCGGCCGCGCGCGAGGCGGCGTCGGCGTTCGGGGACGCCACGGTCTTCCTGGAGAAGGCCGTCGTCGAGCCCCGGCACATCGAGGTGCAGATCCTCGCCGACGGGGACGGCAACGTCATTCACCTGTTCGAGCGCG
It includes:
- the mltG gene encoding endolytic transglycosylase MltG, with translation MQINIPPPKTSRLTRRGRLALIATGAVVAGTAVAVPLLSLESGTDARPASLVIPEGWRAGQVYEAVDKALALPAGTTEKSLPRAALKLPNDAEGNPEGYLFPATYPLADKATPESLLSYMVDTANKKFNGAPVAAGAQRNAMNVYQAVTIASIVQAEAATKADMGKVARVIFNRLEHGMPLQMDSTVNYALSRATLKTTANDTKIESPYNSYQRMGLPPTPIDSPGEEAMRATIDPAPGDWLYFVTVKPGDTRFTANFEEHRRNVAEFNAHQKSPHPTK
- a CDS encoding NAD(P)-binding domain-containing protein, translated to MNNVHEVEVVVIGAGQAGLAAAHHLRRTGFKPDRDFVVLDHSPGPGGAWQFRWPSLTYGRVHGMHALPGMELTGADPARPSAEVVTEYFDTYERTFDLRVRRPVDVRAVREGADRRLLVESSAGTWSTRALINATGTWDRPFWPRYPGQETFRGRQLHTARYPGPEEFAGQRVVVVGGGASGTQHLLEIAPYAAATTWVTRRPPVFREGPFDEEVGRAAVALVEERVRQGLPPKSVVSVTGLPLNDAVRKGLEDGVLDGLPMFDRITPDGVEWKDGRHVDADVILWATGFRAAIDHLAPLRLREPGGGIRVEGTRAVADPRIHLVGYGPSASTIGANRAGRAAVRDIRRLLGSAEEPVAA
- a CDS encoding secondary thiamine-phosphate synthase enzyme YjbQ; translation: MSDAFTTRVLNVATGSAERIVDLTRDCAEFLQAAAGGRDGLLNVFVPHATAGIAILETGAGSDEDLLATLHTLLPADDRWQHRHGSPGHGRDHVLPAIVPPHATLPVLGGRLELGTWQSVCLVDTNKDNPNRQVRLSFLG